The window GGTAGCACCTCTCCAGCTGGCACCAAAAAGCAgacatgaataaatatatacacttcTATCCTCTGGCTTGAACATCTTCTCTATGCaactagaatttttttaaacaggccTATTGAACATGATATGTGTGTCAGCACATTTTAGGTTCTACAGAGGTGACAAAAATCATTGACATGTTCTGTCTTCCTCTCATGGGAAGAATGAAATGTAAGACATAGCTCTCAGGGCAAGAGGGAGCAAGAGACTTGCTCATACTTTGGTCGGCTTTGGATGAGACCCAGATTGAGGTGAGGGTTtaccacccccccccacacacacacacacataccacacagcACAGAGAAAGAGGTTCTTCTGGTCTGGGAGCCATTGAAGTAACAATATTGTATAAAGGaggaattctttctcttttacccaTAGGAAACCTAAAGcctaaagggggaaaaatgacTCATTGCAAGAAGGAAGACTAAAATCTAGATTTCCTGGCTCCTATTTCTAACAAGTAGCCACCCAAATGGATTTTCCAGTCCAGGGTACACCCTAAGAGGCAGCATGATTGTTGTTTCCCTAAGGAAGGTGCCCCCTAGGGACGTTAATAGgtgttaggaaaaataaataaaagaaaaaggaaaaacaatcagGTTCTGCAGTGAATTAAGTTTAGAATAATCTGGATAAAGCAACGTGACATCCATTTCTCCTCTCTAGACTTCTTAGCCCATTTGATGTGTGAATGTGAATTGTCAGTCTCTAAGAGTGGGATTATTGGACCCTGAACTCTGTctaactatctatctatctgtttaTCTATTTGTCATGAACATCTTCCAGATGCGCATTTCACAGGTCCACTGTAGAACCTCAAGTCCTTGGTATGACACGCAAAAGCTGTGCTGGACACTGCACAGGTGCACCATGATGATGGCCCAAAGATGCGTCTAAAGGTAGAGACAGTGCTGTCCACTTTTTGACTTCTCAGTAAAGGTCCTAAGGCAGATGGAGACTTCCTCACACATGTCTGCCCCCTACCCCAGGCTTATTGACCTTTTGTGGGCAAAGAGTGACTTTGAAAGAAACTAGTGGATACATTAAAAACATAAGGAATATCCTACTACAGTTGGTCTAATCCGCTCCTACCAACATTTTGGAAGAGGCATTGATAGTGACTCGAGCTGTGTAGCCATGTAACCCCATGTTATGCTTCCAATCCATACGCAGGAGGACAATTGTGGGCACAAAGTCTCCAGACAGAAATTTTGTAGATCAACAATCAATGGGATACAGTTTTCCTCTTGAGTAAATTTGATTTACTAGCTTCAGTTTGTAGGTGGGAGCACggaaaaaacttaaaactttatTTCATCTCCAAGACTGTTTTGAGCATTTACTTTTTTGCCCAATTGACAGCTTCTATTCTGcttttggttaaaatattttttattattttaacataatttctgaaaattaaactatTAGAAGCAAACAAAAGAACAGAGATTTCTTTTCTAGCTCcaggaataaaacaaagaaagttcCATAAAGCAAATGGGGGAGATATGATGAAGGCAGCAATATTTGAGCTGGATCTTGAAAAATGAATAGCAGTTCACCAAGAGAAAGGCAGGGGGTGGCACTCCAAGATGAGGGAATGGACATGCACAAAGGCGTGAAGCCATAGGAATGGTGAGAACTCTGGCGTAGCTTGAATATAGGTGCATGGCATAAAGTGATGGCTACACCTAAGGAGTCTTTGGAAACTTTATTATAAAGGACCCTGGATGCCACTCCAACGAGTGTGAACTTTATCTTGTGGGCTGACAGTGAAAGTTTCTAAGCACGGTAGAGTCATGGCTATGTATGTACTTTAGAAAGGCAACCTTAGGGAAATTGGAGAGAATGCACTGGAATATAAGAAACTGGTGACCAGAGTGATTAATTATTCAGCTGTTGTAGAAGTCCTGTTGAGGGAGCTGTGGGCAAGGTCAAAGTTGAGAGGCATTTCTGAGATAAAATGACGTGGTTTAGTAACTAACTGGATGTAGCGCTGAAGAAAGGACAGTACCAGATGTAGGGTGCTGTCCTTAAGAGTGCTCAGGATTGCAGAAAAGAGGATAGGTTTAGTGGGAGTCGCTCACAGAAGATGTTCAGCCTACGCAAAACCAGAACAATGGGCTCAGGTAAAGGTAAAAAGAGGAAACCTTTTTCACATTCGTACAGGATCTGCTATCTGGAAGGCCTGGTATACACACAGTTTTTCATCtatggttttgtttggttttagggATTATTCTTTTTCTGAATCTGAGCAATATCAATGTATAAAGTACCCACGCCCACACCTTTCATTGGACGAGAAGTTATCATAAATCATACTGAGTTTGTTGTGATACATTTAACTTCAACAGGTGATGTGTCAGATCAACTCCATGTCAAAGTGCCTTGCAAAACCAGGTAGATATTCTGAAGAACTTCCTGGCACACCGGGGTCATGGCACAGATATGGGGAGTGGAGAAAAGATAAGTCTTTGACCCCACCTGACCACACCTCATCTGAGCAAAGCCGCCGGTTAGGTATAAATGGGAGAAGTCTTCTTGTCCAAGTCTACATCTGCCTTCTCCTAAGCTCTTGTTTGCTTTTGTGAAGACAAGATGAAGTTCACAGTGAGTAGACTTTTCCTTTTGAATGTATTACCATATACTTGCAGACTGTTAACTTTCTGAGATAAGGGGTCTGCTTCTTGTGGCAATAGCACTATAACAGataactttgtttaaaaaattctctttctttttcatggaaTACGGCATTTAATAAGCATCTCTATAGAGAAAGATAATTATACTGGGATTAGACAGCTGCCTGAGCATCTTATACTGTGTTATCTTTAACAAAATTACTTTCCAAATCACCTGATTCAGGTCTCTACACAGGGCAAGCCCTAGAAAGTGCCTGATCTTTCCTCATTCTTGAATTCCTCCCTTTACCAAAATTCCTGAGTACGTTCAGGGAAGATAAAAAGCTTATTGTCAGAATGAGTGGGTAGGAGATTTACTGTCACATTCTTTGCTGTGAATCCCATCTCCATGAAAGAAAGTTTTGCCTTGGGCCCTGTCATGGCCGTTTATTCAGGCAAGCATCTGAAGCAAGAAGTGAGTGCAGTATTTTACCTGCGGTTCTAGGCAGAAGCTCCAGAGGGTAGGAGGTGGACCACAAAATCCTGCCAAAGGAAGTGTAGCACTAGGTTTTTTATAACAGGATGCAAAGGGGCTAGAATCAGATGAATATTTTCAAGTTTCAATATACCACACACTGGAATATATTACAGCAGACTCTGTTTTATAATAagatttcaaatgtaaaataattatctaGAAATAAGTCCTCTTAATAGCAGCAAGATTAAAAAAATCTGGGGGATCTCCAGACATAAATTAGAAGGTCTGATTTCTCTTCTAGTTGTGCATAAACAAGAGGTACAACCTTGGCCAAGTGGCTTAACCTctgaagctcagtttcctcatctgtaaaaggattGCATTGTACTAGTTGTTCTCTaaaatttcttcctcctctgactTTTTAGGAGACTAATTTTTAATACCTTGTTaaattttcaggggaaaaaattaaacaaatgttaaaaattacCTTGAACCTCCAGTGTAGTTCTCAAACTATTTTGTCCCgggcaaaagaaatgagaatagtTACCCAGAATGGGGCACCCTGCATAAAGCTCTGTGTCCTGATAGCCAATCATATGTGTGTGACAAATAACTAAACCATGtactttattaaaaggaaaacatcccACATCAAGCAGGAAAATTAACTTACATCACTTTCAGATGTGAGTTTCACAACTTATAACCACTTTCATGTCATGTTATTCATTCACACTACActattcattttaaagtttattcttcAGCAGTTTTTCATAAGATCTATATTAACAATTCTAAAACTATATATCACATTAAAGTAATTACTTGTGATTAGTCAACAATTCTATTTATCATTAAAACTTcctgtggttaaaaaaatacaaagtaaaagaagaaaacacattgAACTGGAACACAACGCATtggtaaaattatttaatattaaatattttctataagttTGAATAGAGGAAAAAAGGAGTGGATATCGTTCTGCCATGTGATAGTAGCCAATGTTACTTGTGATTTCAGATTGTCTTCGCTGGACTTCTTGGAGTCCTAGCTCCTACCTTTGCTAACTACGTAAGTCTCACCTTTTAAAGTTTGTTACCAAAATGCATTTGCAAAGAAATGTGGTAGTTAATCACTCTTAATTCCTTATCAACTTCAGAATATCAACGTCAATGATGACAATAACGTCGCTGGAAGTGGGCAGCAGTCAGTGAGTATCAACAATGAACACAACGTGGCCAACGTTGACAATAACAATGGATGGAACTCCTGGAATACCCTCTGGGATTACGAAAATGTAGGTAGCCACTATACCATTTCCATTCCATTCTTTATAAATATGATGTCTTTTTGAACAAAAAAGAGCAAGttaatcataaaaatttttaaaaaatagattctaacTACACATAAGCATATAGTTATAAGTAAAAGTACCTGTTTTGCTCTCCCAATTTCACTCCCTATATATAACTACTGTTAATGAGTGTTGCCAGATTAGTTAACATTCAAATCAGTGAACAGTTATCAGGATCCACTATGTTCAAGAGATTGTGGAGACGTAAAGCAAATATGAacgtcctttttttttttgccttgccTACAAACACCCTCAATCATAATCAAAGACCTATACAGCATCACTGCTTCCAAAGCATAGTTCACTTCACTCTGTCTTCAATTTCCTTCTAAAGAGATAGAAGTTGACATTTCACCTGTAATTCAAAAGGACCAAAGGAAATGTAAATGACAATAGTCATTggtaagggagaaaaagaaaagaaaagtaatactTGGCACTGCTTAGGAGACCTGACTCTGCAATTACCagctccaatttttttttttttttttttttgaggcagagtctcactctgttgcctgggctagagtgccgtggtgtcagcctagctcacagcaacctcaaactcctgggctcaagcaatcctcctgcctcagcctcccaagcagttgggactacaggcatgtgccaccatgcccggctaattttttctacatatttttatttgtccagctaatttctttctattttttttttagtagagacgggggtctcactgttgctcagactggtctcaaactcctcagctcaaatgatcggctcaccttggcctcccagagtgctaggattacaggcgtgagccaccgcgcccggccaccagctccatatttttaaatagcaaaattttaaatatcaaactcTTTATTGTTTCAGTTTTATCCGATCAATTAGAACACTGATTTCTGTCTTACCTGCCTCATTGAAATGTGAAAATCAAAGAAGACTAAAATGTGATagctttttaaagtttgtttcagTAAAACAGATATCTGTAGAGAGGTTCTTATCACAATAGAACGTGAAGATAAGGCGAATGAGTTAGATACTGAGTTGCTGCCCTCACAGCACTTGCAGTCTGTCCTTGCAAACGTTAGCAATGCGTATGATTGCCAGGTGGGACTAGATCCAGTGCTCTTATCCCAGCCCATTCCATCCTGATCTTGAAGTTCCATTTCCCTCTGCTGGTGGGATTGACTTCTGATAAGAAAAGCTCCTGGAAGAACACACACCTAACTATCTACCATCTTCTTTAAAAGAGCTTTGCTGCAGTTAGACTCTTTCGGAAGAAGGCATGCATTGTGCACAAATTGAACAAGGACGCCGTGCCCTCCATTGAAGCCCTAGATGCGCTGGCCaaagaaaagaaggtaaaaataaaagtctttctatttttggtgagGGGAGAAGTTTTCAGACCTCCAGTAAATAATGAGAAGATCACAGTCATTCCCTCTCGCCCACGGTATGTTGTAGTGTGCAGCACAACGGGAGAGGGGAGGCAGCTTCCACCACATCACATGGCTCACACCTACCCCTGCAGCAGCTGAGCAGAACACCTAGAGGAACAAAGCTCTGATCACACCAATGGGAGCCCGCAGTGGCTTCTCCACTGACATTTTTCTGCAAGGGTTAGTTAGGGTtatcagatttagcaaataagtTAAGTTTAACCAGTTAAGTTTGACTTTTAGGTAAACAAGGGATCATAGTTTTAGTACAAGAATGTGCTATGCAATTTTGGGCATATATGTATGctaaaaaatgatttattgtttatctaaaattccaATGTAGCTGggtgtcctatattttatctggccaCCCTAGTTGAGATGGGTAGGAAGAGGGGATCCatagttctttaaaatgtttgcctGAGTTCATATTCCTGTAACAGATAAATGGGTACTTTTCATTGACAaggtagagaaaataaataaactgcatTCTCAGAAGATGATTATCATGTAGCTCAACCCAAGGAATACACGTTGACCAAATGAGGTCCAAGTTTCAGAATAAATTTAGCCTCATGGTTCTGTTTTTATGAGAAGCTGAGGTTTCAAACTGGCTAAATCCCTTAGGACACTTAGAAATTCTGAGATAC of the Lemur catta isolate mLemCat1 chromosome 4, mLemCat1.pri, whole genome shotgun sequence genome contains:
- the LOC123636450 gene encoding gastrokine-1-like, coding for MKFTIVFAGLLGVLAPTFANYNINVNDDNNVAGSGQQSVSINNEHNVANVDNNNGWNSWNTLWDYENSFAAVRLFRKKACIVHKLNKDAVPSIEALDALAKEKKLQEKGPEGPPPKGLTYSVNPNPVDDLNKFGQNIATMCRGVPTYLAEEMQGASLFYESGKCFHANILWILNISFCGGTVEN